Proteins encoded by one window of Cuniculiplasma divulgatum:
- a CDS encoding flavin reductase family protein, with amino-acid sequence MLIEDLDKSQNYTTTTVALVTSRNGNVDNVMSAEWSIRVSIDPFLIGVMVGYERESYRLISRSGEFGINYCSDEQGELAHIAGNYSLKDTNKFQKGHIATFYGKFIKAPLIEGCISVYECRVINEFKVGDHAAFIGEVLNGYYDGTKKPLVFHQGKFFHLGDRISH; translated from the coding sequence GTGTTGATAGAGGATTTAGATAAATCTCAGAACTATACCACAACCACAGTTGCATTAGTTACCTCTAGAAATGGAAATGTGGATAATGTTATGTCAGCTGAATGGAGCATAAGGGTGTCCATAGATCCATTTCTCATAGGAGTTATGGTGGGGTATGAGCGTGAATCATACAGACTTATATCCAGATCTGGAGAATTTGGTATCAATTACTGCTCAGATGAACAGGGAGAACTTGCTCATATTGCCGGTAACTACTCTTTGAAAGATACTAACAAATTTCAAAAAGGACATATAGCTACTTTTTATGGCAAGTTCATAAAAGCGCCCTTAATAGAGGGGTGTATATCAGTATACGAGTGCCGGGTAATTAATGAATTCAAAGTAGGAGATCACGCTGCTTTCATTGGAGAGGTACTGAATGGCTACTACGATGGTACTAAGAAACCTCTGGTTTTCCACCAGGGAAAATTCTTTCATCTTGGTGACAGAATCTCCCATTAA